The window AGAAGTAGAACCAAACGGCTATTTGCCGAACGACTTGTACGATGAGCGTGACCGTCTAGTCGATCAACTGTCAAGCTATTTGAATGTGAAAGTGGAAAAAATGCCGTCCGGAGGCAATGCTCTGGATATTGCCGAAGGACAGTATAAAATTACGCTTTTGGATGCGAACGGAAACCCAATTGCAACGCTTGTTGATGGCAGTCAATTCAATCAGCTGGGATTTTCAACCGAAGACGGGAAATATACGAGCGTAGTGTCGGGCCCGATTAAAAATATTGAGGTTTATACAACACCAAATGACCCGTCTCAAACAGAAAGCGATCCTGTTGTCGGGAATGAAGTGGCCTCCATTGATTTCTACACAAGCGGAAATGTTAATTTTTCACAAGGCAAGCTGCGGGGATTAATGGAATCATATGGCTATCAAACATCAACTGATGCGGATGGAAATCCTATAGTAGCCGGCATTTATCCGGAAATGCAGGATAAATTAGATCAGCTCGCCTATACATTTGGAACGTTATTCAATACAGTACAGAAACTTGGTTTTGATTTGGAAGGAAATCCAGCTAGCAAAGACTTTTTTACCAATTTAAGTACCATTGAAAATGCGGCAAGCAATATTCAATTAAATAGTGATCTTCAAACAAAAGATATTGCCGCTTCTTCTAACGGGTTGCCAGGAGACGGAAAAAATGCGATTAATTTAGGGAATATTTTTTCGATGGATCTCTCTAAAGATATTACGCTTGAAGGGGTTAAAAATAGCGACGGCACTCCGGTAATTTTATCGGTTGGGAAAGACCCAGGAGACATTGATGTTCCTATAACGACAAGTACAATTAACTCTTTTTACGAAGGAATCATTGGCGGTCTTGGCGTCGCCTCTCAACAGGCGCAGCGGCTATCCAATAACAGCAATTCGCTGGTTCAGTCAGCCGATGAAAGAAGACAGTCTGTCAGCTCCGTGTCATTGGATGAAGAAATGACGAATCTCATAAAATTTCAGCATGCCTATAATGCTGCTGCCCGCAATATTACGGTTATGGATGAAATGCTTGATAAAGTCATCAACGGAATGGGCGTTGTAGGACGGTAGGGAAGGTGAAAAAATATGCGTGTAACTCAGTCTATGCTTTCCAATAATATGCTTCGCAATCTAAGCTCCAGCTATGAGCGGCTGTCGAAATATCAGGATCAAATTTCCACAGGTAAAAAGGTCAATCGTCCGTCCGATGACCCGGTGGTGGTCATGAAAGGGATTTCTTATCGCGCGGACCTTTCAGAAGTGCAGCAATATAAACGGAATTTTTCCGAAGCGTACAATTGGATAGAAAACTCGGATGCGGCTTTAGACAATGCGGGACAAGCCTTGCAAAGAATCCGCGAACTTGTAGTTGAAGCCAGCAATGATACGTATGATGCTTCTCAAAGACAGGCCATTTCAGCGGAAATTAAACAACTTCGCGACCATTTGGCGGAGGTTGCAAATACGAAATTTGGAGATAAATATTTGTTTAACGGGGCGAATACGACCAAAAAGCCGGTAGATCTGCAGAATGGAAATTATCCGAGTGAGTCCCAGCCGACCGAGCCGGTTGAAATCGAACTTTCGAAAGGGATTTATTTGCCGGTAAACGTACCGGGAGAAAAAGTATTTGGGGAACAGTTGTTTTCGGATTTAAAGGCGCTTACTGATGATTTGGATCAAGGAAAGAACCCTGCTAGTTATTTGGATCAAATCGACCAACATATTGATGCGATCAATAATGCCCGCGCGGACCTCGGGGCTCGGCAAAACCGACTCGAAATGATGGAATCGCGTGTAGATAACCAAGAGGTCATTGCCACAAAAGTTCTTTCAGACAATGAGGATGTGGACTACGAGAAAGCCATTACGGATTTAACGGCTCAGGAAAGCGTTCACCGCGCGGCATTAGCTGTAGGTGCTAGAGTTCTTCAGCCAACTTTAATGGACTTTTTGACGTAAACGGCTGGGTGTTGGGTCTGACTCCTATTCGAGTTAGACCTTTTTTGTAAAAAATTTGATTGACTATCATCCATATGCCTGGATATAGATTTGCAAAACGTTAAATTGCTAATCCGGTTCTTCTTTTTACAAGAGGCAGGAAGAACGGCGAGAGGATCACCCCTTTGAAAAAGCCTAACGGGTTCATCACGAGGTGAAATGAAGTGGAATTTCCGCAAATTCGAATTCAGTCGCAAAAAGCACAAATTTCCATTGCCACGACTCCTCCTAAACAAACGATTGAACAGCCTCCTGCCCAGCTGGATCTGAAGCAGGCGAAAGCTGAACTTCACATTGAACGGATAAGAGGCGGTTTAACCATTGATCAAACGAAAGCATGGGAATCGATGGATTTGAAGCCCATTTCCAAACGAATAGAAGAAGCTGCCGAAATCGGGTACCAGGACTGGCTTGAAGGGATTGCAAGACGTGCGGAAGATGGACGTGAACTGATGGAAATTGAACATAAAGGCAATCCGCTGGCCGAACAAGCGAAGCGCAACAGTGAGCCCCCTGAGCACCAATTTAACATCGGTTTTATTCCGCCTTATTTCAGTGTAAAACTTCATTATGAACCCGATCGATTAAAAATCGATTGGGATTTGCATAAGGCAGAAAATCATACAAAAGCGCAAAAACCGATCATAGATTATCGACCTGGAAATGTTTCCATCCAGATGGCCCAGTATCCGGCACTGAAAATTGATTTTGTCCATTTAAAATACAAAGGAATCCACTACGAACAAGAAATCTAGTATAAAGGAAGAGGGCAATGATTATTGAAACGAAGTATCATGGCAAAATGGAAGTGCAAAAAGCCGATATTTGGCGATTTGACAAAGGAATTCCAGGATTTTTGGAGGAAAAGGAATTCGTCTTGCTGCCGCTTCCAGACAATGAAGTATATTGGATTCTTCAATCGGTTCAAACGCCTGAGCTAGCGTTTGTAGTTTCCGATCCATTTGTCTTTTTTAGCGATTATCAATTTGTACTTGATGATTTGACGTTGGATCAATTGGATCTCAAAAAGAAAGAAGAAGTCCTGGTGCTGGTCATTTTAACGGTGAAAGAGCCGTTTCAAAACACGACGGCTAATCTTCAAGCTCCTCTTATTTTGAATAAGACGAACCGAAAGGGAAAACAAGTCATTTTAAATGACGGAAAATACAATGTGCGAACCCCCCTATTTGCGCTCCAGAGAGGTTGAATCAAGATGCTGGTACTGACAAGAAAAAAGGGCGAGACGATCCAAATTGGTGATGATATAGAAATCACGGTCTTGGCCGTCAAAGGAGATCAAGTGAAAATCGGAATCCAAGCGCCGAAACATGTCGATATCCACAGAAAAGAAGTCTATTTGGAAATTCAAGCGGAAAACGCCAAAGCTTCGCGAGGAATTGCCGATCTATTTTCCATCATTACCCCGCCGAAAAACGAATAAATCAAAATAGTGTATTTTTCTTTGATGCTTTTCTGGTTTTTCCAGAGCGGCAAAAGCAGATTTGTGATGGCAGCACCTTTGCAAAAACGGAAATACATTTATTGGCTATAAACCCGAGTGTTTTGACGCAGAAACGAATTTGTTTTTCTTCAAAAGACTCTTTAACTTAAAACAAAACCAACCGTTTCTCTGAGTAAACCGAAATGAATGGGAGCATCTTCACAGTATTCTGGGTAGATATATGTAATGATTCACATTTAAAAGTAGACGGTTCATGGGCAAATTTGGATTGCCGTTATCACTTGTTTTGAAGCAAAAGATAGTCTCTCGATCCGTTTTTAACCTTGTTTCTCTTAATAAAAGGAGTAAGATAGCGGATCAGGCTTTCGAGGATTACTCGATAACCTGATCGCGCAAATTGGATGCCATCCAATTATTAAACGACGGTTGAAACGTTTTGGTTGAAATCTTTCATTCTACTGCTACCATCCGCCTCCGCCATGTCCTCCGTATCCGCCATGTCCTCCGTATCCGCCATATCCACCATATCCGCCATGTCCGCCGTACCATCCGCCTCCGTAATGATGGTGCGGATGATAATGATGATAAGGGTAATGATGTCCATATCCATGATGATATCCGTAATGTCCATAGTGACCATGTCCAGGATAATATC of the Bacillus smithii genome contains:
- a CDS encoding DUF6470 family protein, which gives rise to MEFPQIRIQSQKAQISIATTPPKQTIEQPPAQLDLKQAKAELHIERIRGGLTIDQTKAWESMDLKPISKRIEEAAEIGYQDWLEGIARRAEDGRELMEIEHKGNPLAEQAKRNSEPPEHQFNIGFIPPYFSVKLHYEPDRLKIDWDLHKAENHTKAQKPIIDYRPGNVSIQMAQYPALKIDFVHLKYKGIHYEQEI
- the fliW gene encoding flagellar assembly protein FliW produces the protein MIIETKYHGKMEVQKADIWRFDKGIPGFLEEKEFVLLPLPDNEVYWILQSVQTPELAFVVSDPFVFFSDYQFVLDDLTLDQLDLKKKEEVLVLVILTVKEPFQNTTANLQAPLILNKTNRKGKQVILNDGKYNVRTPLFALQRG
- the flgK gene encoding flagellar hook-associated protein FlgK, producing MTSTFHGLEVAKRGMMAQQTALYTTSQNIANANTPGYSRQRVNFVQTEPYPAASMNRPQIPGQMGTGVEAGSIERVREQFLDVQYRNENNKLGYWDSRSTALSRLEDVFAEPSDTDGLSAVMNEFWQSLQDLSVNPENEGARSVVLQRAQGVVDTFHYLSNSISDIQGDLGNQISVGIKDVNSILKQIAELNQQIGEVEPNGYLPNDLYDERDRLVDQLSSYLNVKVEKMPSGGNALDIAEGQYKITLLDANGNPIATLVDGSQFNQLGFSTEDGKYTSVVSGPIKNIEVYTTPNDPSQTESDPVVGNEVASIDFYTSGNVNFSQGKLRGLMESYGYQTSTDADGNPIVAGIYPEMQDKLDQLAYTFGTLFNTVQKLGFDLEGNPASKDFFTNLSTIENAASNIQLNSDLQTKDIAASSNGLPGDGKNAINLGNIFSMDLSKDITLEGVKNSDGTPVILSVGKDPGDIDVPITTSTINSFYEGIIGGLGVASQQAQRLSNNSNSLVQSADERRQSVSSVSLDEEMTNLIKFQHAYNAAARNITVMDEMLDKVINGMGVVGR
- the flgL gene encoding flagellar hook-associated protein FlgL — its product is MRVTQSMLSNNMLRNLSSSYERLSKYQDQISTGKKVNRPSDDPVVVMKGISYRADLSEVQQYKRNFSEAYNWIENSDAALDNAGQALQRIRELVVEASNDTYDASQRQAISAEIKQLRDHLAEVANTKFGDKYLFNGANTTKKPVDLQNGNYPSESQPTEPVEIELSKGIYLPVNVPGEKVFGEQLFSDLKALTDDLDQGKNPASYLDQIDQHIDAINNARADLGARQNRLEMMESRVDNQEVIATKVLSDNEDVDYEKAITDLTAQESVHRAALAVGARVLQPTLMDFLT
- the csrA gene encoding carbon storage regulator CsrA yields the protein MLVLTRKKGETIQIGDDIEITVLAVKGDQVKIGIQAPKHVDIHRKEVYLEIQAENAKASRGIADLFSIITPPKNE